A genomic segment from Gossypium hirsutum isolate 1008001.06 chromosome D04, Gossypium_hirsutum_v2.1, whole genome shotgun sequence encodes:
- the LOC121215969 gene encoding scopoletin glucosyltransferase: MATITNNKSTYKKLNTPVFLPFHSQKIFTTMTQQLHIFFFPFMAHGHTIPFIDLAILFATKGVKSTIIATPSNAPHIKKVTHKANKLGYQIDTLVIKFPAVEAGLPDGCDDTDKVPSPDMMPKFFLAVEMLKQPLSDLLKQHCPHCLVADMFFPWTTEVAAMFKIPRIVFHGTCVFSLSAMEHVRLYQPHKSKETFTIPNFPGDDIKMTTAELQDYVKQETWRTKLFNDSKETESECFGVIVNSFYELESVYADHYTDFLGRRAWYVGPISLSTKGVINKAERGKQYSSIEEHECLKWLQSKDRNSVVYICFGSTTNFVDSQLMEIAKGLEASGQQFVWVVRKEKESNDEKGKENWLLEFEKRMEGKGLVIRGWAPQVLILENEAIGGFVTHCGWNSILVSVTAGVPVITWPVAAEQFYNEKLSVEVLKIGVGVGARKWKRLVGDFVKSEAIEKAVKEIMVGEKAMEMRNRAKRFADMAKKAVEDGGSSESHLNALIGELSSIAMKTCK; this comes from the coding sequence ATGGCTACCATTACCAACAACAAATCCACTTACAAAAAACTCAACACACCAGTCTTTTTACCATTTCACTCCCAAAAAATCTTCACCACCATGACTCAACAGCTTCATATCTTCTTCTTCCCTTTCATGGCTCACGGCCATACTATCCCTTTCATCGATTTAGCCATCCTCTTCGCCACCAAAGGCGTTAAATCGACCATCATCGCCACCCCATCTAACGCACCCCATATTAAAAAAGTAACCCACAAAGCCAATAAACTCGGGTACCAAATCGACACCCTTGTCATCAAATTCCCCGCCGTCGAAGCTGGATTGCCCGACGGATGTGATGATACAGACAAAGTTCCGTCACCGGACATGATGCCTAAGTTCTTCTTAGCTGTTGAAATGCTTAAACAACCTCTTTCTGATCTCCTTAAACAACACTGTCCTCATTGTCTCGTTGCCGACATGTTCTTTCCATGGACGACTGAAGTTGCTGCTATGTTCAAGATTCCGAGGATTGTTTTTCACGGAACCTGTGTTTTTTCCTTATCCGCCATGGAACATGTTCGGTTGTACCAGCCTCATAAAAGTAAAGAAACCTTTACGATACCGAACTTTCCCGGCGACGACATAAAGATGACGACCGCTGAATTACAAGATTACGTTAAACAAGAAACATGGCGGACGAAGTTGTTCAACGATAGTAAAGAAACTGAATCGGAATGCTTTGGGGTCATCGTTAATAGCTTTTACGAGCTTGAATCTGTTTACGCCGATCATTACACTGATTTTTTGGGACGACGGGCGTGGTATGTTGGTCCTATATCGTTATCAACTAAAGGGGTTATTAATAAAGCCGAAAGAGGGAAACAATATTCATCAATTGAAGAACACGAGTGTTTAAAATGGTTACAATCAAAGGATCGAAATTCAGTCGTTTATATATGCTTCGGCAGTACAACAAACTTCGTTGATTCACAACTCATGGAAATAGCAAAAGGGCTTGAAGCTTCGGGTCAACAGTTTGTTTGGGTAGTGAGAAAAGAGAAGGAAAGTAAtgatgaaaaaggaaaagaaaattggttGCTTGAATTTGAGAAGAGGATGGAAGGGAAAGGATTGGTTATAAGAGGATGGGCACCCCAAGTTTTGATTCTTGAAAACGAAGCCATTGGTGGGTTTGTCACACATTGTGGGTGGAACTCCATTCTCGTATCGGTGACTGCCGGCGTGCCTGTTATTACTTGGCCGGTGGCTGCCGAGCAGTTTTATAATGAGAAGCTGTCGGTTGAGGTATTGAAGATTGGGGTTGGTGTTGGTGCTCGGAAATGGAAGAGACTTGTTGGGGATTTCGTGAAGAGTGAAGCGATAGAGAAGGCCGTGAAGGAGATAATGGTGGGGGAGAAAGCCATGGAAATGAGAAATAGAGCTAAGAGATTTGCAGATATGGCGAAGAAGGCTGTTGAAGATGGTGGTTCGTCGGAATCTCATTTGAATGCTTTGATCGGTGAACTAAGCTCTATCGCCATGAAAACATGCAAATAA
- the LOC121215967 gene encoding cyclin-D3-1, translated as MQEEQEQSRPLSLLDDIDALYCEEEEEDDDASSACNNGGNPFFPLDQDLFWDDEELLSMFSKETTQHKVVPAPDTINGADEFLAMARCVAVEWVLKVNARYGFTTLTAVLAINYLDRFLTSFRFQSDNKPWMIHLAAVTCLSLAAKIEETQVPLLLDLQDEDTKYVFEAKTIQRMEILILTTLKWKMHPITPLSFIDHIIRRLGLKTHLHWEFLKRCEHLLLCVISDSSSMHYLPSVLATATMMHVIDQVEPFTPIDYQNQLLDVLKIKKERVSECYNFVVDVSNKQSQKRKISRAPSLNRVFQNVVVASSHS; from the exons ATGCAAGAAGAACAAGAACAAAGCCGGCCTTTGTCCTTGCTAGATGATATTGATGCTCTCTattgtgaagaagaagaagaagatgatgatgctTCAAGTGCTTGTAACAATGGCGGAAACCCATTTTTCCCCCTTGACCAAGACTTGTTTTGGGATGATGAAGAGCTTCTTTCAATGTTCTCTAAAGAAACTACACAGCACAAGGTGGTGCCGGCTCCTGATACCATCAATGGTGCCGATGAGTTTCTAGCAATGGCTCGATGTGTTGCTGTTGAATGGGTGCTTAAAGTCAATGCTCGCTACGGCTTCACCACTCTCACGGCTGTGCTGGCCATTAACTATCTCGATCGGTTCTTGACTAGCTTTCGTTTTCAAAGTGATAATAAGCCATGGATGATCCACCTTGCTGCTGTCACTTGTCTTTCTTTGGCTGCAAAAATTGAAGAAACTCAAGTTCCCCTTTTGCTAGACCTTCAA GATGAAGACACAAAATATGTTTTTGAGGCCAAAACAATTCAAAGAATGGAGATTTTAATCCTTACAACTCTCAAATGGAAAATGCATCCCATTACCCCACTTTCATTTATTGATCACATCATAAGAAGGCTTGGCTTGAAGACACATCTCCATTGGGAGTTTCTCAAGAGATGTGAGCATCTCCTCCTTTGTGTAATCTCTG ATTCAAGTTCTATGCACTACCTTCCCTCAGTATTGGCCACCGCAACAATGATGCATGTGATAGACCAAGTCGAGCCATTCACTCCCATTGACTACCAAAATCAGCTCTTAGatgttcttaaaataaaaaag GAAAGAGTAAGTGAGTGCTACAACTTTGTCGTCGATGTATCAAATAAACAATCTCAAAAGAGGAAGATCAGTCGAGCCCCATCGCTCAACAGGGTCTTTCAAAACGTCGTCGTTGCGAGCAGCCATTCTTAA
- the LOC121215968 gene encoding pentatricopeptide repeat-containing protein At4g26680, mitochondrial: MNNFLSRHFSTLFDSVEVKPTSLKPLIDVNSSRKKWNPIPIPFRTIPEPRGQDLDFVNVVHSHLIHSDWNKLNALSTHFTPFRVRHVLLKIQKDHVLSLEFFNWVKNRNPTSHSLETHSVILHILTKNQKFKSAESVLRSLLVSGSLELPAKMFDVMLYSYRICDSSPRVFDLLFKTYAHAKKFRNATDAFSRMKDYGFFPTIKSCNAYLSSLLDLHRVDIALGFYREMQRCRLSPNVYTFNIVIHAFCKSGKLDKAMQVLREMEIMGFTPTVVSYNTLIAGCCNKGLMSLAMKLKSSMGKGGVHPNVVTFNTLINGFCKEGKLHEANKVFNEMKALNLAPTIVTYNTLINGYSQVGKSEMSNRLYEDMLKNGVKADILTYNALILGLCKEGKTKKAAYLVKELDKDNLAPNASTFSALISGQCVRKNSDRAFQLYKTMIRSGFHPIENTYSMLISTLCKNEDFDGAVQVLNDMIDRSVVPDSGTLFELHKGLSRCAKNQLAIILCKKLEDRHLMPKGFDKSKIISSQPENEDKTS, translated from the coding sequence ATGAATAATTTCCTGAGTCGTCACTTCTCAACTTTGTTCGATTCTGTTGAAGTAAAACCTACTTCTTTAAAACCCTTAATTGATGTGAATTCAAGCAGAAAGAAGTGGAACCCGATTCCAATTCCCTTCAGAACAATCCCTGAACCCAGAGGTCAAGACCTTGATTTTGTGAATGTTGTCCATAGTCACCTCATTCACTCTGATTGGAATAAGCTTAATGCTTTATCCACCCACTTTACCCCATTTAGAGTTAGGCATGTTTTGTTAAAGATTCAAAAGGACCATGTTCTTTCTCTTGAGTTCTTCAATTGGGTTAAAAATCGAAACCCCACTTCACATTCCCTTGAAACTCATTCAGTGATTCTCCACATTCTCACCAAAAACCAGAAATTCAAATCCGCTGAATCGGTTTTGAGGAGTCTTCTTGTGTCTGGTTCATTGGAATTGCCAGCTAAGATGTTTGATGTGATGCTGTATTCTTACCGAATTTGCGATTCCTCTCCTCGTGTGTTTGATTTACTGTTTAAGACATATGCACATGCCAAGAAGTTTAGGAACGCTACGGATGCTTTCTCTCGGATGAAGGATTATGGGTTTTTTCCAACTATTAAGTCGTGTAATGCATATTTGAGCTCATTGCTTGATTTACATAGGGTGGATATTGCTTTGGGGTTCTACAGAGAAATGCAGCGTTGCAGGCTTTCTCCCAATGTATACACTTTCAATATAGTAATTCATGCGTTTTGCAAGTCAGGAAAACTTGACAAGGCTATGCAAGTGTTAAGAGAAATGGAGATTATGGGTTTTACTCCTACTGTAGTATCTTACAACACATTGATTGCAGGGTGTTGTAACAAGGGTCTAATGAGCTTAGCCATGAAGCTTAAAAGCTCAATGGGGAAAGGTGGAGTGCATCCAAATGTGGTTACTTTTAACACCCTTATTAATGGTTTTTGTAAGGAAGGGAAATTACATGAAGCAAATAAGGTTTTCAATGAGATGAAAGCCCTTAATCTGGCTCCAACTATTGTAACTTACAATACTTTGATAAACGGGTACAGTCAAGTAGGTAAGAGTGAGATGAGCAACAGGCTTTATGAGGACATGTTGAAGAATGGAGTTAAGGCTGATATACTGACATACAATGCATTGATACTGGGATTATGCAAGGAGGGTAAGACAAAGAAAGCTGCCTATCTGGTTAAAGAACTTGACAAGGACAACTTGGCTCCAAATGCTTCAACATTTTCTGCTCTTATTAGTGGGCAGTGTGTCAGGAAGAACTCTGACCGTGCATTCCAGCTTTATAAGACCATGATCAGGAGTGGTTTTCATCCAATTGAAAACACTTATAGTATGTTGATTTCTACCTTGTGCAAGAATGAAGATTTTGATGGAGCAGTGCAGGTACTAAATGATATGATTGATAGATCAGTGGTTCCCGACTCTGGTACTTTGTTTGAGCTGCACAAGGGACTCAGCCGATGTGCTAAAAATCAATTGGCAATTATCCTATGCAAAAAACTGGAAGATAGACATCTGATGCCAAAAGGTTTTGATAAATCCAAAATTATCAGTTCTCAACCAGAAAATGAGGACAAGACATCTTGA
- the LOC107943854 gene encoding caffeoyl-CoA O-methyltransferase, whose amino-acid sequence MATNTTQEQQSEAGRHQEVGHKSLLQSDALYQYMLETSVYPREPEPMKELRELTAKHPWNLMTTSADEGQFLNMLLKLINAKNTMEIGVYTGYSLLATALALPDDGKILAMDINRENYELGLPVIQKAGVAHKIEFKEGPAMPVLDKLVEDEKNHGSYDFIFVDADKDNYLNYHKRLIELVKVGGLIGYDNTLWNGSVVAPPDAPLRKYVRYYRDFVLELNKALAVDPRIEICMLPVGDGITLCRRVK is encoded by the exons ATGGCAACCAACACCACCCAAGAGCAACAATCTGAAGCTGGTAGGCACCAAGAAGTCGGCCATAAGAGCCTTTTGCAAAGCGATGCTCTTTACCAG TATATGTTGGAGACTAGTGTATATCCAAGGGAGCCTGAACCCATGAAAGAGCTCAGAGAGTTGACCGCTAAGCATCCATGGAACCTTATGACTACATCAGCTGATGAAGGTCAATTCTTGAACATGCTTCTTAAGCTGATCAATGCGAAGAATACCATGGAAATTGGGGTTTATACTGGTTATTCTTTGTTAGCCACCGCCCTCGCTTTACCCGATGACGGAAAG ATCTTGGCCATGGATATCAACAGAGAAAACTATGAGTTGGGATTGCCTGTAATCCAAAAAGCTGGCGTTGCACACAAAATTGAATTCAAAGAAGGCCCTGCCATGCCTGTTCTTGATAAATTGGTGGAAGAT GAAAAGAATCATGGGTCGTATGATTTCATCTTTGTGGATGCTGATAAAGACAACTACCTCAACTACCACAAGAGGTTGATAGAGTTGGTGAAGGTTGGTGGTTTGATTGGCTACGACAACACACTGTGGAACGGGTCGGTGGTGGCACCGCCCGATGCTCCGCTTAGGAAGTATGTTAGGTACTACAGAGACTTCGTTTTGGAACTCAACAAGGCTCTTGCTGTTGACCCCAGGATTGAGATTTGCATGCTCCCTGTTGGCGATGGAATCACCCTTTGCCGCCGTGTCAAATGA
- the LOC107945138 gene encoding uncharacterized protein At4g06744 — MGTLSLSTSALLFTIVFHSCLAASNDDPLTGTKREALEIIIGGGGGEAPSPSDEFPPSSPPCKHFQNENGCFENARLAKAYDVIQRFKEKIKVDANSEKYLKTWCGTDVCKYRGIYCDIRPDVKEKAVAGVDFNGAKFAGCDGTLPLDGFFDELDDLAIFHANSNNFTGTVPFKASKIKYLYELDLSNNKIAGGFPMKTLSAMNLTFLDLRYNSLKGTVPQQAFDLTLDVFFINNNNFAPQMLPTNLGDTTAVYLTFANNNFTGSIPASIGKARNLLEVLFLNNQLTGCLPYEIGNLTQSTVFDASSNKLTGPIPYSFGCLKKMQILSLTNNQFYGEVPETVCKLPMLNKLSLSNNYFTHVGPACRGLIEKKKLDVKKNCIYGLPNQRSEKECVEFFLKKKDCPRMETFYWVPCVKHGYDYYKYSEEGKSPAAAPSARTYSTLKPHHRL; from the coding sequence ATGGGTACCCTTTCACTTTCCACTTCAGCTTTGCTCTTCACCATTGTTTTCCATTCATGTTTAGCGGCGAGCAACGATGATCCATTGACGGGGACAAAAAGGGAAGCATTAGAAATAATCATCGGCGGCGGAGGAGGCGAAGCTCCATCACCTTCCGACGAATTCCCACCGTCTTCACCGCCATGCAAGCATTTCCAGAACGAAAATGGCTGCTTCGAGAACGCAAGGTTAGCCAAAGCCTACGACGTGATCCAAAGGTTCAAGGAGAAAATCAAGGTCGATGCTAATAGCGAGAAGTACTTGAAAACATGGTGTGGAACTGATGTTTGTAAATACAGAGGCATTTATTGTGACATACGTCCGGACGTGAAAGAAAAAGCCGTCGCCGGCGTTGATTTCAACGGAGCTAAATTCGCCGGTTGTGATGGTACACTTCCTCTTGATGGGTTCTTTGATGAGTTAGATGATTTAGCTATATTCCATGCTAATTCAAATAACTTCACCGGTACCGTCCCGTTTAAAGCATCGAAAATCAAGTATTTATATGAACTTGATCTTAGTAACAACAAGATCGCCGGTGGGTTTCCGATGAAAACTCTCAGTGCTATGAATTTGACCTTCCTTGATTTAAGGTATAATTCATTAAAAGGTACTGTTCCGCAACAAGCGTTCGATTTAACCCTCGATGTGTTCTTCATCAACAATAATAACTTCGCCCCACAAATGTTACCCACTAATCTCGGCGACACGACGGCCGTTTACCTCACATTTGCTAATAACAACTTCACAGGATCAATCCCGGCGAGTATCGGCAAAGCTCGAAACCTTCTCGAAGTGCTTTTCCTTAATAATCAACTCACTGGGTGTTTACCGTACGAGATCGGAAACTTGACTCAATCGACGGTGTTCGACGCCAGTTCTAACAAGCTTACTGGTCCGATACCGTACTCTTTTGGGTGCTTGAAAAAGATGCAGATTCTCAGTTTGActaacaatcaattttacggTGAAGTGCCGGAGACGGTATGTAAGCTTCCTATGTTAAACAAATTATCTTTGTCGAACAATTATTTCACCCACGTCGGACCGGCTTGCCGGGGTTTGATAGAGAAAAAGAAACTCGACGTGAAGAAGAACTGTATCTACGGCCTCCCTAATCAACGATCGGAGAAGGAGTGTGTGGAGTTTTTCTTGAAGAAGAAGGATTGTCCGAGGATGGAAACGTTTTATTGGGTTCCTTGTGTGAAACATGGTTATGATTATTATAAATATTCCGAAGAAGGAAAGTCGCCGGCGGCGGCGCCCTCTGCTAGAACTTATAGTACTCTTAAACCTCATCATCGGCTGTGA
- the LOC107943850 gene encoding protein ALP1-like encodes MDPQKLSALLSSLVSQLLLLIILLFDSNKTTDSHFSDGTNTFAGVLNYLLSSQQIAASFSFVSVSRKRKRTHCSESDSEPAGEETDPQLDRVRLGLTRDPDSFKPFFRMKSSTFEWLAGLLEPLLECRDPVGSPLNLSAELRLGIGLFRLATGSSYPEIAQRFGVSESVTRFCTKHLCRVLCTNFRFWVAFPTPDELNSVSSSFERLTGLPNCCGAIDCTRFSIVNDNNGGIDSIAAQIVVDSSSKILSIIAGFKGNKRDFKVLECSTLYKDIEEGRLLNSSPLIINGEAVNQYFVGAGDYPLLPWLMVPFHDVFPGSSRARFNAAHSVMRSSALKTIASLKNWGILNRPIHEELKAAVAVIGACSILHNVLLMREDDSALCETMGDYLGHTQSFHHQQHYEEDSIEASAIRDALAEQACV; translated from the coding sequence ATGGATCCTCAAAAATTGTCAGCTTTACTCTCTTCCCTTGTCTCTCAACTCCTTTTATTGATCATCCTTCTCTTTGATTCCAACAAAACAACCGACAGTCATTTCTCCGATGGCACCAACACCTTTGCCGGCGTTCTTAATTATTTGCTCTCATCGCAACAAATCGCTGCTTCCTTTTCGTTCGTTTCGGTTTCCCGGAAACGGAAGAGAACCCATTGTTCAGAATCCGATTCCGAGCCCGCCGGTGAAGAAACCGACCCCCAACTCGACCGAGTCAGACTCGGTTTGACTCGGGATCCTGACTCATTCAAACCCTTCTTCAGGATGAAATCCTCCACCTTTGAATGGCTCGCCGGGTTGCTTGAACCGTTGTTGGAGTGCCGGGACCCGGTTGGTTCCCCGTTGAATCTATCCGCCGAGTTACGTCTAGGGATTGGTTTGTTTAGGTTAGCCACCGGTTCGAGTTACCCCGAAATCGCTCAACGATTTGGGGTTTCCGAGTCAGTGACTCGTTTCTGTACCAAACATCTGTGTCGAGTCCTCTGCACTAATTTCCGATTCTGGGTCGCGTTTCCGACTCCCGACGAGCTCAACTCAGTCTCCTCCTCGTTCGAACGACTCACCGGGTTACCGAATTGTTGCGGTGCCATCGATTGCACGAGATTCAGCATTGTGAACGATAACAATGGCGGCATTGATAGTATTGCAGCTCAAATAGTGGTGGATTCATCATCAAAAATCTTAAGCATAATTGCAGGTTTTAAAGGGAACAAAAGAGATTTTAAAGTACTTGAATGTTCAACTTTGTATAAAGATATTGAAGAAGGCAGGTTATTAAATTCAAGCCCTTTGATCATCAATGGAGAAGCTGTGAATCAATATTTTGTTGGTGCTGGTGATTACCCTTTGCTTCCATGGTTAATGGTGCCGTTCCATGACGTTTTTCCGGGTTCGAGCCGAGCGAGGTTCAACGCGGCGCATAGTGTAATGCGTTCATCGGCGTTGAAAACCATTGCTAGTTTGAAGAATTGGGGGATTTTGAACCGACCGATACACGAAGAGTTGAAGGCCGCCGTCGCCGTTATCGGGGCTTGTTCGATTTTGCATAATGTGTTGCTCATGAGGGAAGATGATTCTGCATTGTGTGAAACCATGGGAGATTACTTGGGgcatactcaaagctttcatcacCAGCAGCACTATGAGGAAGATAGCATTGAGGCTTCTGCAATTCGAGATGCATTGGCGGAACAAGCTTGTGTTTAG
- the LOC121215970 gene encoding 40S ribosomal protein S16-like, translated as MAERAPIESVQCFGRKKTAVAVTYCKRGRGLIKINGCPIELVEPEILRFKAVEPILLLGRQRFAGVDMRIRVKGGGHTSQIYAIRQSIAKALVAFYQKYVDEQSKKEIKDILVRYDRTLLVADPRRCEPKKFGGRGARARFQKSYR; from the coding sequence ATGGCGGAAAGAGCTCCAATCGAGTCCGTACAATGTTTCGGTCGGAAGAAGACAGCGGTAGCCGTAACCTATTGCAAGAGAGGCCGCGGTCTGATCAAGATCAACGGTTGTCCCATCGAGTTAGTTGAGCCGGAGATCCTCCGTTTCAAGGCCGTGGAGCCTATCCTTCTCCTCGGTCGCCAACGTTTCGCCGGCGTCGACATGAGGATTCGAGTCAAAGGTGGAGGTCACACATCTCAGATCTACGCTATCCGTCAAAGCATTGCCAAAGCCCTCGTTGCTTTTTACCAGAAGTACGTTGACGAGCAAAGCAAGAAGGAGATTAAGGATATTTTGGTCAGGTACGATAGGACTTTGCTGGTGGCTGATCCGAGGAGGTGCGAACCGAAGAAGTTCGGTGGGAGAGGTGCTAGGGCAAGGTTCCAGAAGAGTTACCGTTGA